From Miscanthus floridulus cultivar M001 chromosome 15, ASM1932011v1, whole genome shotgun sequence, the proteins below share one genomic window:
- the LOC136506874 gene encoding NAC domain containing protein 50-like, producing the protein MAPALGAAIFSRGFRFLPTPQEAVTYYLPRLVARKPLHDAVRPVVHHADVYACAPADLALHFCPLPRTGDRFFFTPSAASRKRAAQASRAGSWHAQNTVDIKGRGDAKVGELKKLRYKMSGGVYTDWLMDEYSCCCCSDQEEGAVAGENQFVLCKMYVSPRAAPTSAAHQESAAYFFTLRPPPPAASAAVVMQPAPAPAAAPKRPAPPQHAMPPPCAKRMRAVCASPRFHDSVSDTTIARFSSVVGAAIYDPTAPRRCSDDVLRTTAAVCASPRFDDSLVETTIARFSSASDAASSYHPGAPRRCS; encoded by the exons CTGCCGCGCCTCGTCGCCCGGAAGCCGCTGCACGACGCCGTCCGCCCCGTCGTCCACCACGCCGACGTGTACGCGTGCGCGCCTGCCGACCTCGCGCTCCACTTCTGCCCTCTGCCCAGGACCGGCGATCGCTTCTTCTTCACCCCCAGCGCCGCCAGCAGGAAACGCGCCGCCCAAGCCAGCAGAGCCGGCTCCTGGCACGCGCAGAACACGGTGGACATCAAGGGCCGCGGGGATGCCAAGGTCGGCGAGCTCAAGAAGCTTCGCTACAAGATGAGCGGCGGAGTGTACACGGACTGGCTCATGGACGAGTactcctgctgctgctgttcgGATCAGGAGGAGGGCGCCGTCGCCGGCGAGAACCAGTTCGTCTTGTGCAAGATGTACGTGTCTCCTAGAGCTGCCCCGACATCCGCGGCGCACCAGGAATCCGCGGCTTATTTCTTCACGCTACGACCGCCACCGCCTGCCGCGTCCGCCGCCGTCGTCATGCagccagcgccagcgccagcggCGGCACCCAAGAGGCCAGCGCCGCCGCAGCATGCCATGCCGCCACCGTGCGCCAAGAGAATGCGTG CCGTCTGCGCCTCACCGCGGTTCCACGACTCCGTCAGCGACACAACCATCGCCCGCTTCAGCTCCGTGGTCGGCGCCGCCATCTACGACCCGACCGCCCCTCGCCGCTGTTCGGATGATGTCCTTCGCACCACCGCAGCCGTTTGCGCTTCCCCGCGGTTCGACGACTCCCTTGTCGAGACAACCATCGCCCGCTTCAGCTCCGCCTCTGACGCCGCCAGCTCCTACCACCCGGGCGCCCCTCGCCGCTGTTCATAA